One Methylophaga marina DNA window includes the following coding sequences:
- a CDS encoding hydrolase: protein MSQKLTKANAGKGMLIVVDIQDRLLSAMPQKQQEHVQKSVMTLLKAADALTLPVVVTEQYPKGLGHTNSDIQALLPGNTPIHEKTAFSAWQVDAFVETLKSSQCQQVFLTGMETHICILQTALDLLKQGYEVFVIEEAVCSRHKEKHQNALSRLREAGAIITNVESLLFECLGDAKHPEFKTLSKLII from the coding sequence GTGAGTCAGAAACTCACCAAAGCTAATGCAGGGAAGGGTATGCTGATAGTAGTCGATATTCAAGATCGGCTATTGTCAGCGATGCCACAAAAGCAACAAGAACACGTTCAGAAGTCAGTGATGACCTTGCTCAAAGCGGCTGATGCATTAACACTGCCCGTGGTCGTCACCGAGCAGTATCCGAAGGGCTTAGGCCATACAAACTCTGATATACAGGCTCTATTACCTGGCAACACGCCGATACATGAGAAAACAGCATTCTCAGCCTGGCAGGTTGACGCGTTCGTTGAGACCCTAAAGAGCTCGCAATGCCAGCAGGTATTCTTAACGGGTATGGAAACCCATATTTGTATTTTGCAAACAGCTTTAGACTTATTAAAGCAAGGCTATGAAGTGTTTGTGATTGAAGAGGCAGTGTGCTCACGTCATAAGGAAAAACATCAAAATGCCTTAAGTCGTCTGCGGGAGGCTGGGGCCATCATCACCAATGTTGAGTCACTGCTATTTGAATGCCTTGGTGATGCAAAGCATCCCGAGTTTAAAACACTGTCTAAGTTGATTATCTAG
- a CDS encoding DUF1289 domain-containing protein codes for MAKQSTSSKNVIPSPCLRKCCLDERDVCLGCFRKIDEITGWSAMNNNERLKTLDLCQQRRKLRLAQKRKAR; via the coding sequence ATGGCTAAACAATCTACATCATCCAAAAACGTTATTCCGAGTCCATGCTTGCGGAAATGCTGCCTGGATGAGCGAGATGTCTGTTTAGGGTGCTTTCGTAAAATCGATGAAATTACTGGCTGGTCTGCCATGAATAATAATGAAAGACTAAAAACATTAGACCTTTGCCAGCAGCGAAGAAAACTACGTCTGGCACAAAAACGAAAAGCTAGATAA